A stretch of Desulfurivibrio alkaliphilus AHT 2 DNA encodes these proteins:
- a CDS encoding Ig-like domain-containing protein, with amino-acid sequence MLNMAKTAGYGVLLLLLLFIFSACAENKNDDDNDIDNGEFADVGSITLLASSPELPSASTQPVTLDAIVYDTGNVLMQGVTVSFSIVDGYSGSLAVVNATTDEAGRAQALLSTPGDKSNREIQVRARAGTVSDTVSVMVTGTEITLLTAPGTATHNSTIQLEVALRDSAGAGIQGITLAAESAAENDIAEIAPTNASGRTTIAITVTNDVEDTITISGAGTAVTHTFQVTPDIFVFIAPTAADGEEWPELELDETYEVTLQWTHSGAPVAGEEINFHSARGSLLPPTATTDAEGKATVNLTATGADGAGLAKISAEHQTQQATTEVLFVATVADSMTLQADPAIIAPGEQSEIVATVRDPLNNLVKNKTVKFSLADNTSGVIDPISAITDRYGRARTTYYAGDSSSALDEAVEITAQVSDAPAVNKTVTVTVGGAPLFITLGTSNVIGEYGELSYALPYGVLVTDSAGGPVAGAKVTLSIWPTHYYKGFYTWGGSYWVPTTTAICENEDVNRDGIEDAGEDQNNSGNLTPGNVVTLSNEAGTATTVEVITGDDGFGHFDIRYFRELGHWIRVELTARAMVAGSEGKRSRYFRLPMLADDLNDSGINPPGNPSPFGESGSCFDTL; translated from the coding sequence ATGCTTAACATGGCAAAAACAGCTGGTTACGGAGTCCTGCTGCTCCTGCTTCTGTTCATCTTCAGCGCCTGCGCGGAAAACAAGAACGACGACGACAACGACATCGACAATGGTGAATTTGCCGATGTCGGCAGCATTACCCTGCTGGCCAGCAGCCCGGAGCTGCCTTCCGCCAGTACCCAGCCGGTAACCCTGGACGCCATCGTTTATGATACCGGCAACGTGCTGATGCAAGGGGTTACCGTCAGTTTTTCCATTGTCGATGGCTACAGCGGCAGCCTGGCGGTGGTCAACGCCACCACCGATGAGGCCGGCCGGGCCCAGGCCCTTCTTTCCACCCCCGGCGACAAGAGCAACCGAGAAATTCAGGTCAGGGCCCGCGCCGGGACCGTAAGTGACACGGTCAGCGTGATGGTCACCGGCACCGAGATCACTCTGCTCACCGCTCCTGGTACCGCCACCCATAACAGCACCATCCAACTGGAGGTGGCCCTGCGGGACTCAGCCGGAGCCGGAATTCAAGGCATTACCCTGGCCGCTGAATCGGCGGCGGAAAACGATATTGCAGAAATCGCCCCTACCAACGCCAGCGGCCGAACCACCATCGCCATAACAGTAACCAACGATGTAGAGGACACCATTACCATCAGCGGTGCTGGTACTGCCGTTACCCACACCTTTCAGGTTACGCCGGACATCTTTGTGTTTATTGCACCCACCGCAGCCGACGGCGAAGAATGGCCGGAACTGGAACTGGACGAAACCTACGAGGTAACACTCCAGTGGACCCATTCCGGTGCTCCCGTGGCAGGCGAAGAGATCAATTTTCACAGTGCGCGTGGCTCTCTTTTGCCGCCCACCGCCACGACCGATGCCGAAGGCAAAGCCACGGTCAACCTTACCGCCACCGGCGCCGACGGCGCTGGCCTGGCCAAAATCTCAGCTGAGCATCAAACGCAGCAGGCGACCACCGAAGTGCTGTTTGTCGCCACCGTCGCCGACTCCATGACCCTGCAGGCCGATCCAGCCATCATCGCCCCGGGGGAGCAAAGTGAAATTGTCGCCACCGTCCGTGACCCGTTAAACAACCTGGTTAAAAACAAGACCGTGAAATTTAGCTTGGCCGATAACACCAGCGGTGTAATCGACCCCATCTCAGCGATCACCGACCGCTACGGCCGGGCAAGAACCACTTACTATGCTGGCGATTCCTCCAGCGCCCTGGACGAAGCCGTGGAGATCACCGCCCAAGTATCCGATGCCCCAGCGGTTAACAAAACCGTTACTGTCACGGTCGGCGGCGCGCCTCTGTTTATTACCTTAGGCACCAGCAACGTGATCGGTGAATATGGCGAGCTTTCCTATGCCCTGCCTTACGGAGTGCTGGTAACTGACTCAGCCGGCGGTCCCGTAGCTGGAGCCAAGGTGACCCTCAGTATCTGGCCCACCCATTATTACAAGGGTTTTTACACCTGGGGTGGGAGTTACTGGGTGCCAACCACCACCGCTATTTGCGAAAATGAAGATGTAAACAGGGACGGTATTGAGGACGCCGGGGAAGACCAGAACAACAGTGGCAACCTGACCCCCGGCAACGTGGTAACCCTGTCCAACGAAGCGGGCACCGCCACCACCGTCGAGGTTATCACCGGCGATGACGGCTTTGGCCATTTTGATATCCGTTATTTCCGGGAACTGGGTCACTGGATCCGGGTGGAACTGACCGCCCGGGCCATGGTGGCCGGCAGCGAAGGCAAGAGAAGCCGCTATTTCCGCCTCCCCATGCTGGCCGATGACC
- a CDS encoding type II secretion system protein GspD produces MRALKIMPTILGIIALTLGLAACSPVASDPSERDAAPLAPTVEQETTDQLPARYQRPAYAFRTQDARLQLGVEDEPEVRVPVGADISSSVGPVPLREILRKLAGLRGMNISWASDVDQHVPVDVDIRANDDFYQAINNLLRQVDYFHEVDNNTIVVRYQETRAFHVAMPFMRSTYSTGVGGDVLGAGGIGGGSGALVGNIQLTSDGNEFDIWENIRKNLDQILEIWDETVQTTPAPGTNGEVTTTRRRDVKGAKGYYAIDKPIGLITVNAPRPLVNKIEEYLDNLKSRLFRQISIEAKIVEVNLDEQHKSGIDWRGVLSGKHLNFELFGPEGIIYPWDAAGGGVTQATIGPNPFQVLLDAIETQGAADVLANPKISVMNGQPALITVGETFRYISQVETTTDTGGGISTSVTTDTVMSGLGLAVLPTITDQNEIVLSLTPVTSSLTQPMQERTFQGMTVQLPQINIRELNSVVKVRDGDTLMIGGLIDNVQDSTSHRVPILGNIPILGKLFSHETKTSRKRELVILLQPTII; encoded by the coding sequence ATGCGAGCACTGAAAATTATGCCGACCATACTGGGAATTATCGCCCTGACCCTGGGTCTGGCCGCTTGCTCCCCCGTTGCCTCCGATCCCTCGGAACGGGATGCCGCCCCACTGGCCCCCACCGTGGAACAGGAGACCACCGACCAACTGCCGGCACGCTACCAGCGCCCGGCCTATGCCTTCCGTACCCAGGACGCCAGACTGCAGCTTGGCGTCGAGGATGAACCGGAAGTCCGGGTGCCGGTGGGAGCCGATATCTCTTCCAGCGTCGGCCCGGTGCCGTTGCGGGAGATTTTGCGTAAACTGGCCGGCCTTAGGGGAATGAACATCAGCTGGGCCAGCGATGTTGATCAGCATGTGCCGGTGGATGTGGATATCCGGGCCAATGATGATTTTTACCAGGCCATCAATAACCTCCTGCGCCAGGTCGACTACTTCCACGAGGTGGACAACAACACCATCGTGGTCAGGTACCAGGAAACCCGGGCCTTCCACGTGGCCATGCCCTTCATGCGCTCCACCTACAGTACCGGTGTAGGCGGCGATGTACTGGGTGCCGGCGGCATAGGCGGCGGCAGTGGCGCCCTGGTGGGCAACATTCAGCTTACCAGCGACGGCAATGAGTTCGATATCTGGGAAAATATTCGCAAAAACCTGGACCAGATCCTGGAGATCTGGGATGAAACCGTGCAGACCACCCCGGCCCCGGGCACCAACGGCGAGGTCACCACCACCCGCCGTCGTGATGTCAAAGGGGCCAAAGGCTATTACGCCATCGACAAGCCCATCGGGCTGATCACCGTTAACGCCCCCCGGCCCCTGGTCAACAAGATCGAGGAATACCTGGATAACCTGAAATCCCGTTTGTTCCGCCAGATCTCCATCGAGGCCAAGATCGTCGAGGTCAACCTGGATGAGCAGCACAAAAGCGGTATCGACTGGCGCGGGGTATTAAGCGGCAAGCACCTCAACTTTGAGCTGTTCGGCCCCGAGGGGATTATCTATCCTTGGGACGCCGCCGGCGGCGGGGTAACCCAGGCCACCATCGGTCCCAACCCCTTCCAGGTGCTGCTTGATGCCATTGAGACCCAGGGCGCCGCCGATGTTTTGGCCAACCCCAAGATCAGCGTGATGAACGGTCAACCGGCCCTGATCACGGTGGGTGAAACCTTCCGCTACATCTCCCAGGTAGAAACCACCACCGACACCGGCGGCGGCATCTCCACCAGCGTGACCACCGACACCGTGATGTCCGGCCTGGGTCTGGCGGTGCTGCCTACCATCACCGATCAGAACGAGATCGTCCTGAGCCTGACCCCGGTTACCTCCAGCCTTACCCAACCCATGCAGGAGCGGACCTTTCAGGGCATGACCGTCCAGTTGCCCCAGATCAACATCCGCGAACTCAACAGCGTGGTCAAGGTACGGGACGGCGACACCCTGATGATCGGCGGCTTGATCGACAATGTGCAGGATAGCACCAGCCACCGGGTGCCGATTCTGGGCAACATCCCCATTTTAGGAAAGCTGTTCAGCCACGAAACCAAGACCTCCCGTAAACGGGAACTGGTCATCCTGCTGCAGCCCACCATTATTTGA
- a CDS encoding secretin and TonB N-terminal domain-containing protein — MTPIPRHIKAIVLVLLLGGLLGGHQAGATAATAGYVVDAITLEPKDDAIMLRISGSSAPTFTSYLLFDPPRVVIDIADADWAEGLVTPPGLPQGELQELRRRSLEPQNIIRLEAILSSTLDYRTTADHHDILLTLATPPRVMTAGKAKPAPAVEEEISKTIPAPKIKQPPAPKPDDPAAAILADLKKAQPPLETAEPVVPRIPSLEFHTRPRVEPKPETPAYDLADLAIGVAMEEPPVLAPEPDDEQMRVNVEFFKTDLHNVFRFFAQATGRNVVVDEAVRGQLTLTLKDVPWDFALNIILNLKDLQKEERHNTIVISPRAKEFVWPEREDDTVAPQQLQVRAAPQITVQQRIELPPEQIRARRLIRQATELDETGNHDGALTVYETALELWPENSLLAERIATIYLVKLGNNARSLHFARMALRHDETNDRAALVAAIAAANMQRGADAKEFFDQSISQPQPSAEALISYAAFAEEHDSPNGALALLQRYKQLFGDDLDTMIAKARLFDRTGAVQQAREQYRAILHSGFELPQDLQRFIRSRIADTGE, encoded by the coding sequence ATGACACCCATCCCCCGACATATCAAGGCGATCGTGCTGGTGCTGCTGCTCGGCGGGCTGCTGGGCGGCCACCAGGCTGGTGCCACCGCCGCGACCGCCGGTTATGTGGTTGACGCCATCACCCTGGAACCAAAAGACGACGCCATCATGTTGCGAATCTCCGGCAGTTCGGCGCCGACCTTTACCAGCTACCTGCTCTTTGACCCGCCCCGGGTGGTGATTGATATCGCCGATGCCGACTGGGCCGAGGGCCTGGTCACCCCGCCCGGTTTGCCGCAGGGTGAACTGCAGGAACTGCGCCGCCGTTCCCTGGAGCCGCAGAACATCATCCGTCTGGAGGCCATTCTTTCCAGCACCCTGGATTACCGTACCACCGCCGACCATCATGACATTCTGCTGACCCTGGCCACCCCGCCGCGGGTGATGACCGCCGGCAAGGCCAAACCGGCCCCGGCCGTGGAAGAAGAGATCAGCAAGACCATCCCCGCGCCCAAGATCAAGCAACCTCCGGCGCCCAAGCCCGATGATCCTGCCGCCGCCATCCTGGCCGATCTTAAAAAGGCGCAACCGCCGCTGGAGACCGCCGAGCCGGTGGTGCCCAGAATTCCATCCCTGGAGTTTCATACCCGGCCACGGGTGGAGCCAAAGCCGGAAACCCCGGCTTATGACCTGGCCGACCTCGCCATCGGGGTAGCGATGGAGGAGCCGCCGGTGCTGGCGCCGGAACCCGATGATGAACAGATGCGGGTCAATGTGGAATTTTTCAAGACCGACCTGCATAACGTCTTTCGCTTTTTTGCCCAGGCCACCGGGCGCAATGTGGTGGTGGACGAAGCCGTTCGCGGTCAACTCACCCTGACCCTGAAGGATGTGCCATGGGATTTTGCCTTGAACATCATCCTCAACCTCAAGGATCTGCAAAAGGAAGAACGCCACAACACCATCGTCATCTCCCCCCGGGCCAAAGAATTTGTCTGGCCGGAAAGAGAAGATGACACCGTGGCCCCGCAACAGTTGCAGGTTCGAGCCGCCCCGCAGATCACCGTGCAGCAGCGCATCGAGCTGCCACCGGAGCAGATCCGGGCACGCCGATTGATCCGCCAGGCCACCGAACTGGACGAAACCGGCAACCATGACGGAGCGTTGACCGTCTACGAAACGGCCCTGGAGCTGTGGCCGGAGAACTCGCTCCTGGCGGAGCGTATCGCCACCATCTACCTGGTTAAGCTTGGCAACAATGCCCGGTCCCTGCATTTTGCCCGCATGGCCCTGCGCCACGACGAGACCAACGACCGGGCCGCCCTGGTGGCGGCCATTGCCGCCGCCAATATGCAGCGCGGCGCCGACGCCAAGGAGTTCTTCGACCAGTCCATCAGCCAGCCCCAGCCGTCGGCCGAGGCCTTGATCAGCTATGCCGCCTTTGCCGAGGAGCATGACAGCCCCAATGGGGCCCTGGCCCTGCTGCAACGCTACAAGCAGCTGTTTGGTGACGACCTGGACACCATGATCGCCAAAGCCCGACTTTTTGACCGTACCGGCGCCGTACAGCAGGCCCGAGAGCAATACCGCGCTATTCTGCATTCCGGATTTGAGCTGCCGCAGGACCTGCAGCGTTTTATCCGGAGCCGAATCGCCGACACAGGAGAGTAG
- a CDS encoding type 4a pilus biogenesis protein PilO codes for MNQKLKPLLKKLDVLLETKTGMLTSLHKLLILLGVCALPAVIFTFLVFIPKAGEMDQARNRIQNLESEITRLARVAREIDQHREDTRQVELRLEELSLLLPEEKEIPLLLTSISNLGTHSGLDFLLFRPQSEVRHQFYAEIPLSISVRGPYHNVGTFLDRISKLPRIVTVQDINMSSPTRTGNRMYLTTNITLLTYRFIEPETAPPPPARSRRR; via the coding sequence ATGAACCAGAAACTGAAGCCGCTGCTCAAAAAGCTGGATGTACTGCTGGAAACCAAAACCGGCATGCTCACCAGCCTGCACAAACTGCTGATCCTGCTGGGGGTCTGCGCGCTGCCGGCGGTTATTTTCACCTTCCTGGTGTTTATCCCCAAAGCGGGCGAAATGGACCAGGCCCGCAACCGCATCCAAAACCTGGAAAGCGAGATCACACGTCTTGCCCGGGTAGCAAGGGAAATTGACCAGCATCGGGAAGACACCCGGCAGGTGGAACTGCGACTGGAAGAACTATCCCTACTGCTACCCGAAGAAAAAGAGATTCCCCTGCTGCTGACCAGCATCTCCAACCTGGGTACCCACTCCGGCCTGGATTTTCTGCTGTTCCGCCCCCAGAGTGAGGTGCGACACCAGTTTTACGCCGAAATCCCCCTCAGTATCTCGGTCCGGGGACCATACCATAACGTCGGCACCTTTCTTGACCGCATCAGCAAACTGCCCCGGATTGTCACGGTGCAGGACATCAATATGAGTTCACCGACCCGCACCGGGAACCGGATGTACCTGACCACCAACATCACTTTGCTGACTTACCGCTTCATCGAACCGGAAACGGCGCCGCCCCCACCGGCCCGCTCGCGGAGGCGATAG
- a CDS encoding PilN domain-containing protein, with product MIKINLLPIKEIRQKLRRRYEFFGLFGALAVVLLVLGGITLVMALQAGRLEARISDLEAERASYVAIQREIDGLRRKREELEVKIAAIDQLRADSQLPVRIVDEISNLTPSARMWLTSLRMSGTTINLAGIGLDNPTIAQYMQALERSPYFSSADLTSSTQTEVGGNRLKSFSLVIRVTPPKPASEEAE from the coding sequence ATGATTAAGATAAACCTGCTGCCGATCAAGGAAATCAGGCAAAAACTGCGCCGGCGCTACGAGTTTTTCGGCCTTTTCGGCGCCCTGGCGGTTGTGCTGCTTGTTCTGGGCGGAATCACCCTGGTGATGGCCCTTCAGGCCGGCCGGCTGGAGGCGAGAATCAGCGACCTGGAGGCGGAGCGGGCCTCTTATGTCGCCATCCAAAGAGAAATCGACGGCCTTAGAAGAAAGCGTGAAGAGCTGGAGGTCAAGATTGCCGCCATCGACCAGTTGCGCGCCGACTCCCAGTTGCCCGTCCGAATCGTGGACGAGATCAGCAACCTGACTCCCAGCGCCCGGATGTGGCTAACCTCCCTGCGGATGTCCGGCACCACCATCAACCTGGCCGGTATCGGCCTGGACAACCCCACCATCGCCCAATACATGCAGGCCCTGGAACGCTCCCCCTATTTTAGCAGCGCTGATTTGACCAGTTCCACCCAGACCGAGGTGGGCGGCAACCGGCTTAAATCATTTTCCCTGGTTATCCGGGTCACCCCGCCCAAACCGGCATCGGAGGAAGCGGAATGA